CCTCTGTTCTCCCAGTCCCCTGTTACTAACATTCAGGTCTCCTCTTCCCAGTGTCCCACCCAGCCTCATCTCCTGACCCCCAACTCATCTCCTACCCACCCACCCTATTCGGCCCCTTCCCCAtaccccccctcccctcgctgCCCCCAAAACCTCACTCCCGCAATTCCCACCAGCTCTTCCACCCTCatcatcctcccctcccagcgGGTAAGTGTatttcaaaaattgtttcatCAACTTCTAAATATCCTGCAGTGCCCAGGTGCCATTTCCCCACAGTTTGAAACCCTCAGACAGAGCCAGGTGCCTCCTTATTCTTAGGTTCAGATTTTGGCTCAGAGTTAGATCTGAACTCAAAGTGCCCAGATGGCATGTGGGTTTCTCAGCCAGTACTGGACATTCCCCCTTCAAGGACTCACAGCCTGTGAGCCAGAGGTAGCTTTCAACCAGCTCATCCTCTCTCCATGCACGTGCTCAGCGTAATCCATTTGGAGCGACTCCAAGCACTTCGAAGGCTCACGGGCCTAACTGAGAGCTAAACCCTTTGGCTAATAACACCGTCACTTTATTTCCTCCAAAGAGCTGGTGAGTGGCCCTTGAGCACTGGAAACGCTCCCTGCTGTGAGGATCTGAGCCCTGGTTTGATCTCTGTCTGTGCACAATAAATCAGCACCAAAACACACCAACGTTAAGAAAAGTTAGAAGTAACTCCATTGGACTCAGTGGGGCAGATTTCCCCCTCACTCACCCCAGGGTAAGTCCAtggttgtcaaggctgcttccccactttgaactttagggtacaaatgtgggggcctgcatgaaaacttctaagcttaactaccagcttagatttggtccgctgccaccacttccaaaatgctaattcccttccctgggtagccttgagagactcttcaccaattccctggtgaatacagatccaaaccccttggatcttaaaacaaggagaaattaaccatcccccctccttcctcccaccaactcctggtggatcaagatccaacccccttggatcttaaaaacaaggaaaaatcaatcaggttcttaaaaagaaggcttttaattaaataaaaaggtaaaaattattttttgtaaaatcaggatggaaaccaactaattaaacttaaagagctcagaggaatcccctctagccttaggttcaaagttacagcaaacagagataaacactttagcaaaaaggtacatttacaagttgagaaaacaaagataaaaactaacacgcctttcctggctgtttacttacaagttagaaaaatgagagacttgtttagaaagatttggagaacctggattgatgtctggtccctctcagtctcaagagcgaacaacccccaaaacaaagagcacaaacaaaagccttcccccaccaaggtttgaaagtatcttgtccccttattggtcctttgggtcaggtgtcagccaggttacctgagcttcttaaccctttgcaggtaaaaggattttggagtcttttgccaggagggattttatagtactgtacacaggagggctgttacctttccctttatagttatgacagtggtGTTGCAATGGAGTATGTCTGGTCTAAGGAAGAGGAGATTCAGGTCCTTTGACTCCAGCCCTGCTGAGGTGTGGCCCTTTTGTCTGTGGTCCTGGGCCCTTCAATCCCAAATCTCCTAGGGCACAGCCCTTCTCTATGAGGTGTTGGGATCCTCAATCCCAGAATCCCCTGGAGCAAGGCCCTTCTCTATGGgctgctctgccccccagcccctcactgacCACAGCATCTCCTACCACATTTCTCAatctctctgccctcctctgcaaccctccccccaacctgGCAAATCCCAACGAGAACCTCCTGATATAAGAGTGCCTGCTGTACCACATCAAGGATGGCATGACTAGTTACCAGGAGTGGGGCATGATGGGGTACTATGGGTGGGGGTGTCCACTGCCCTGGGTCTGACTGGGGCCAGCAACAGATGCTGCACTTCCCACAGACAGGAAAAATAGGGGTAGGAtggggagatctgcccccactgcagcagctgcagcattgtctgcctgagtctgaagAGGGCCTGAGACCGTTCTGGGAGAAGGGAAGTGCCTCAGGCATCTCCATGGGGTTTGAACTCCCAGCACCACTGCTCTGGAGCACTCCACCAACCCCATCCCAGCAGGGGGctctctgtgcaggggaggggaagagcacagCAGTCCCGACCCCCTCACCCAAGCAGACACACCCTGTCTGGGGAGGTTAGCACTGGGGGGACTCTGACTGCACTCTGCCTGTCTGTGGGCACCTACCTGTTCCCAAGGGGATGGGCGAGAGTCACCTGCTCCTCTTCTGGGACATACCAGGGGTCCCATGCCATTGTCCCAGCCTCTCTTTGaagccccccacactccatgcatGGCCCTGGAGTGTCTGAATCCAGCCCTGAGAGTCAGAAAAGATTTATGGAACTAAATGTGCCTCTTTCCATAGGCTCCGGGGAACAGCCCAGTTCAGAGCTGTGACTCTTGGAGGGACCAGCGCCAGCTGCTGAAGAtagagggacagggacccccaTCCCAGTGGACAATTCTGCATTTCAGGGAGGTTCCCTGTGAGTTAATGGCTGGCTGGAGACTGCACCATGGCAGTTTAATTCATTCTCTGATCTAATGTAACCATGAAGGCTCTCGTGATCTATGCCAATGTCTCACCCGCTGACCATTTAATCTCAGCAATACCTTGTGGAAGTGAGTTCCCCAGGTTAGCTGTGTGCTGGTTGGCAAACCCTTGAAATACTGTTCAGAAAAAGGGCTTggccaggaagagaaaggaggagatCGGGGAAGGAAGGAAATGGTGGCCATGGCTTGCCAAtggagagaaggaggagagaatgggCAGGTGTTGGGAGCCAGGGATCGGTGGCTGTTTCCTGGGGTTGGGGCCATGTCAGAGGAGTCGGGCTGAGCAGAGGAGAGAACTGGTGGACAGAAGAGGAGACTGGTGGGCAGAGGGGTTAAGCAGGGATCTCTGAGGAAGCTGAGTCAGGAACTCTGGGTGAGGAATTGACTCTCGGCCATGGGAGGGGGAATCTCAAAGAACAGGGGCTGAGAGGGTCTGTGAAGTGAGGGTTGTGAGAGGGGTGGGAGAAGATTAAGGGCTGTGGGTGTTTGCTTGGGGGTCTGGGTTaggtgagggagagggagggaaacacTCAGGGTCTAAGGTAAGATGGGTTCAGTAGGTGAATCATGGATCATCTCTAAATAAATGTTTCTTTATAAACTTTTCATCCAGTCTCAATTATTATCCCCCAGATTTTCGTAaaaagaggcacagagagttgagGTAACATAGCTGCATAGCTGGGCTTAGATCACAGGAGTTCTTAGTATCTTGATCTCCTTTCTGTAGATGCCTGACTGTCCTAGTTATCATTACAGGCTGGGATTCTCAATGGCATCTAAGGGCGTTAGGAGCCCAAGATGTACATGCCTTACTGCCATAGGCTCCTTTGCGAATCCCAGGCATCATTTTCTGAAATTCAGGAGAAGCCCAGGCCTTGGAAGTTAACGAGAGACACAGGGCCAGGATTACAAAGGAGTTTAGGTATCTAAAGAAGGAAATAGCTGTCTATTGGGATTTACAATAGCATCTAAGCAGGTTAAATTCCTCACTCCCACTGAATGACCATGGGACTTAGAAACCTAGCTCATTTGGGAGCATTGATCAATCCCtgtaggtgcctgtctccatcttTGTGATCCTGGCCCACAGATGACACAGAAGCTGGGTTGCAATCAGGGAACGTAGGCCCGATACTATGTGAAGGTCATACTAGAGGATCTGAATGGTTCTTTTGGCTTTATCATCTAGACATCTATGCACGTGCCTCTGGGCCTCTGCTGctgagctgtgcagggctccagggagTGAGTCCCGCTAGCCCTTATTAAATAGACATAAATAAATCACCTTCCCGCAGTATTAGTCCTTTAATGCCAGTGATGCTCAACGCCAGCTACACACAGCACATCTGCAGAGAGCAACAGGTTTGAGTCTAGTTCTGGCAGTGCACTCTCAGAATGAAGGGGGAAAGGATTGTCAGATGCCTGTGCCTTTAGCTTCTAGATTCTGGTACATCGATAGATATTGACCAAAGAATCCTGGTGCTGGATGACTGAATGGATCATAAATTGGGGAAAAATCCACAAAGATCAGTACAGTAAGTttctatttcaattaaatatgtttGGGGATCAACATACAGGGGAAAATTAAGATGATAAATATGAATTACAATCTGAACTTGTTAAGACTTTTACTCTCAATTTAATCGGATAGCTACTGCTGATTGGAATTTTTCCACCCTtcaggaaaattttgacttttcactgAAAACTCCAAATCCATTTTCTCCCCCAGTTTTTGGCAAATGAAAACTTTTTgctgaaaactggatttttttaatcacaaaaccaaaaatgtttgttttttgagtTTTCAATTTCTTTACAAACCAATCACAAAATGTTTGGAGAAAAGCAGACAGAGTCTGagatttgttgttgtttagcTGAAAACCCACTCGCCATTAAAATGAACACAgctgaaaatttccaaccagccttAAACTTCAAATAAATTGGGGAACATTAATATTGCCTGATAAGACCTTAATTTCAAACCATTTATCCTATTGCATCTGTGTGATTTCTCTTCCAAAGGGTTAGTTGTGAGGAGGTAACAACTGAATAACCAGTTAAGTTGACAGCACACAGATTATGTTTTATATAGACTAGCCCCTTTAAACCCTGGGTTAGAGTTGAACCAAGCAACCAAACCCTGTCTATCCTGACACCATTCAAGGACATACAGGAGATCACTGGGAGTAGAACTCAGAGCTCCTTTCCTAGCTCCACACTGCTGGTGGCTGAGTATAAACGGTGTAAATGGGTTTGCAGAATTTACAGAGAACAAGACATGGGGCCATGTTTCCAAAGGTATTTCAGCACCgatttggattttcaaaagcacctaggagcTTATAACTCGTTGATTTCAGGGGGTGTTGAGGTCCCTGatgcttttgagaatcccactaggtgtatcaatacctttaaaaatctgccccacaACCCCGCTCCGAAAGCCTTTACAGTCCTAGTAGACATGGCatagaaaggaggaggaggaaacagaggcagaaagaggggaaatgactggcctaaggtcacacagcaggtcactggcagagaCAAGAGTAGAGCCCAAGTGTCCTGACAACCCCTGCACTGCACAGTGCAGAGTAATTGATACAACATAGCAATGATGGAGGGATGCTGCTAGTCCATTGGAGGCCGAAGTGTAGCTTGGAGTTGGTGCCATAAATCAATTTGGAAGCAGGCAACTGCCATCTAGTCACAGAGCTTGGAGGAGAAAAATCAGAGATGAGCTGCTACTTACGATGCTGGTTGAGTCTACATGGGAATCAGGCTGTGCTGGGATTTTAGTCTATCCGTTTCATAGCCAAGATGTGAGCTTGGTGATGGATGCAACAGAGGGACTTCCTTTGGAAGAATTGTTGGGTTTGGATTGTACTTTTTTCCATCCTTCATACTGCATTTTAACAGTTCAcatcttgggccaaatcctcataTAGGGTAAAATAacaaagctccattgactttaaatgaGCCAACCCAGTTTACACTAGTGTGATAACGTGACTGATTGATTGTCAGAGGTGAGGAGCTCTAACAACACGTGGTCATTGCAAGTGATGAGTGTTGTGCGCCTTTGACATTTATATAATAAGATATTAGAGAAAATGGAATCAGGGCCATTCCCACTGTCGCTCTAATCCTGACCATTGTCTTTCTCATTCCCCCTACAGCCATCACAGAATGgactgaggaagaaaatgtccaaccaaactACCATGACAgaattccttctcctgggattctctgatgttccagaactgcagattttacactttgtggtgtttctagtgCTTTACCTGGCATCCCTGCTGGGGAAccttctcatcatcacagccataGCCCTTAACTACcaacttcacacccccatgtacttcttcctgatgaatctgtccatcctagacctcggctccatctctgtcaccatccccaaatccatggccaactccctcatgaacacaAGAGTTATTTCTTATTCTGGATGTGTCGCCCAAGTCTTTCTTGTCTTCTTCTTCGCTTCAGCAGATTTTGCCATACTGACCATCATGGCGTACGACCGATatgtcgccatctgccaaccactgcactatgagacagtgatgaacaggagagcttgtgtccaaatggcagccagtgcctggatcagtgtTATTCTCTACTCTGCAGTGCACACTGGAAACACATTTGCAATatccttctgtggaggcaacatggtggatcagttcttctgtgaagtcccccagctactcaagctcgcctgctctgactcagacctcagtgaagtcGGGTTTCTCATCTTTAGTGTGTGCTTAGCCTCAAGctgctttgttttcataattgtgtcatatgttcagatcttcaccacagtggtgagaatcccctctgagcagggccggcataaagccttctccacctgcctccctcacctcattgtggtctcatTGTTTATTTGCACTGGGATCTTTGCCTACTTGAAACCGACCTCCAGCTCAACCTCAGGTCTGGATCTAgtggtggctgttctctattcTGTGTTGCCACCAATGATGAATccgatcatctacagcatgagaaACAAGGAGCTCAAAGGTGCACTGAGTAAATTGATAGGTTGGAGGTTATTCTCTAAGaataaaatgtccatatttctccTTCAGTAAcaatttcattctgtgtttctttacaTAATCAGCTGATGACATTATTGCCTGCATGAGAAAATGCTGTGCATCTGTTTATGCAGAATTGGGATTTACAATAGTAAAACTCCAGTCAAACATGACTCAAGAAAAAAGAAGTTATTATAGGTTTACACCAATGcaaataagatcagaatctatCTATCATATACTGCTACCCAGCACCATACTCTCTGAGCACCTTGCCCATAGAATCAGTAGCCATAGCAAAGCCCCGAGTGATGTCTCTGGCTCTTCTTATTTTTGGGGATATCCATGCATTTGTTGTTTGTATTTCTTGTTTACTTGTTTGTcagatttttatctttttttttttttttttttttgcttaactgGTTGGCTTgtggtttggtttgtttctttggAGGTGGGAAAGCCTGGGGAGATGGTGAGTGTTTGGTTAGACAGGATTTTCGATGTTTGTCCTCTCTTGGAAGTGCCAATATGTCCTCTCTTTGATGCGGTTTTCTGAGTGAGCTGAAGGCTTGCTCCCCACAATGACAACCTCGTTTACTCATAATGATAGATTTCTATTTGATTGTGAATTATGTTAGCTAGCTTGATGATGAATAATCTATGGAAATTATTGTGCAATTTAttgtgcttcttttcctgttaatGATTGTCTATGTCCAGATCATGATTTTCTTATAAATACTCCTTATTAAACATTATTTAACAATGATTTTTATGGCTATATCTTACTCTATCTGTCATTTAGAAACAGTTCATCGTAAAATACTTGGTGTTTGAACTTTGAGCTGTTATGACAGGATACATTTTTAACATGCTCTCGTTTGCTTCTCTGAACAAATGGAAGTATCACACTCGGGATCCTTAAAAATCAAGGAGccagtcctcagctggtgtaaattgtcgtAGCGTCGTTGAGGTCAATAGATCTCTGagaattttcaccagctgaggatctgctccaaacACTCATGATTATGAATTTAAAACTCACTCCCTTTGAATACTCTGTACAAAGGCCCTGATTCCACAGCCACTTCAGTACAGTCTTTACTTTAATCGCATGAGTGGCCCCATTGAAGGTTTAAAGGTAAACTCATGCTTAAGTCCCTTTGGATATGGGTTAGGTTTATGCATAGGGCTTAAGGCTAACAACAAACTGGTGTCAGACCCTGACACTGTCtccatttctctcctttcccagtCAAATAAAGCCTTACAATTGGTGCATGGGAATTATTCTCTCCTTCTTGGGTCTGAATTATtaacataaaatacattttttatcTCAAAGCCTGAATCTCTGGGCCTTCTTCTCCAGACTTACCAGTCCTTTACGACTCTTCATCATCAACCTCTCCCTCCTGGAAATCCTGCTCACCAGCATGCTCATCACCAAGATGTTGACCAACATGGTGTGCAACTGGAAGACCAGTTTCTTCCCTAGCTTCCATGCAAGTGCCATTGCGTGAACTGATCAAAACCCCATCCCATTTGCCTAAATGTCACTGTTTCCATAAACGACCCTGTCCGCATGGCTGGAATGTTCACACAGGGGCCATCAAGTCAGCTGAATCACATTCCCTGGAAAAGCAATGTAATTATTCACACAAAAAGATTTAGCTGTATTCATTCTGTTTTTCCAGTGACACAGAGTAGGAGCTCatctcagcttctggcagagaTATATCACAGGGTAGCTCACAAGTAGAGCTGGATGGAAAATTTATGATGAAACAGAGCTTTGtccaaaaatgctgattcatagAACCCAAAATGATTCACAGAAACATCTCAGGTTTGATGGACTTTCAGGGAAGCAAGGTCAGATTGGCAATGGACTGCCTGCCTGCCAAGCTGAGCTGCTAAGGAGCAGTAAGTTTGAAGACCCTGGTATGGGCTCCGAGGGACCGTGGCTCGAGGGTAATCTCAGCATGCAGACAGCCCTGGCCCAGGAACACCAGGGCTTCCAGACTTCCAGGGCAGCTGGCTTCCTAAAATGGCCACTGAACCACACAGTCTGGGCAACCAGCTGGCCTGGGAACCTGGAATCAGCTGTTGAGTGAAACTCACATTCTGCTCCTATtagcagccatgaaactgacaatAATGTCAGTTTTACTCAGTAGATGCCGGGGTCCTGTGGAGGAAATTTTGTTTCtaaagccccccccacccccgagtttTCAGTTAGAGTGAAATTTTGAAATAGTAACATTTCCCAAAAAGTGGAAATCCCATGTTTTGGCCAGCTCTgctttcaagctttttttgttgttatGGCATCATTGGAAAACATCAAGGTACAGTGTCCCTCCTCTCATCCTAATGTAGACACCAGGTCAACAGTAATCTACTGAGACCCCTGAACAAACCAATGGTGCTTCATTGACAGTGGAATTGTCTTCTGAAGCTGCCAACCAAGTCTGTTAACCTTCAGGATGGGCTGCTGGCCTACCTATTCTCCCAGTCTTTCCTTGAGGGCTTGGCTGGGTTGATGGGAAAATTATATGGAAGTTTCATTGGTTGAGGAGGGAGAATGTTAAAGTCAATGAATGGGGTATGATCCCCTGGTCAATGAAAAGGGAAGAAGTCTAATTTGGTTAAGTCGAATTGTATGGATTGTGAATAGGGAATAAGGAGGAGGGAAAGTCTATGATTGTTGTCAAGTGCAGATGACTCTGGGTGGTGAAGAGCAAAGAGGTCTATGGCTGGTTCTCCTGCAGAATGTTTTGGTGGGTGCATGGAGGATAATGGAGGATAATGTTATTATTAGTAGAGAGCAGACGAGTCTATGGGTGGTGCATGACAGATTTTATGCTGAAGGAAGTAGAATGTTTCCTAGGATGAATGGGTGAGGATTTGGAGGACCAAGTCAGTGTATTTTGCATATATTCTTACAATACTGGGCAGAGGTCTAGCGTTTGGGCTTTATTACCAGTCCAAATGaagaaataatacaaatattgCTGTCACTTGATTTTACGGCATTTCACATCTGAGAATTTGCAAGGAGTCTCCAGACTTGGAGCTGTGGGTCTCGCGAGGAACAGCACAAATTCAACTCTTATGTAAACTGGCAGGGCAATGTTAACTACATTAATGTTGTGCCCTCTGACACCAGGGCTGGATTTGGCTCACTGAGTGTTACAGCACCAGTAATACCCCATTTCAGTATAAGGGTGAATCGTTCTGCCTCTCTTGCTGGCTTCTTTCAATAATTAGGATTCTGAGACCTGGGCTGTCAGTGACTTTAGACACCACACTGAtgaatggaggagagagagagatcatcctTGATACGGGCTTCCATAGAGAAATGATCCAGTGCCCCGTCCATGTTGTCAGTGTTAGGGGTATTCTGATGTGAGGCTCCCAGTCACTCcatttgaagctgttccactctggataaataatggTTAGTTCTTTCTGATTTCTCTATGGTGGCCTGTATGAAATTCACTGGAGATCTTTGTCCAGTTCCCAGAGGATGACTCCCCATCACCCTAATATCAACATTACTGGCAATAATTTGCACCCTTCTGGTCAATCACTAAGGAAGCATGCAGGGATATGGAGAAGGGAATATCCTTTTATGTACAGAAAGGGTCCTTCCAGGGCAGGGTAGAGGTTTATTTCCAGAGACTGTTGAGTGGGGAAAGATTGCAGAGCTGCCACTTGGGCTTCTGTGTGCTCTGTTTTGTTTTATGACTGGAGGAGTGTTAATGGGACACTTCATCTGGAATAGTCTCTTGGAATATGTGTCAaccacttatgctaaactatctttTCTACCTTATATCTCGCTGTGACTCCTTTGTCGACAAAAGGCAGCTTCTGTTGACAAAACAGTGgcggtgtacacactgcaatgttcCACCTGCCGATTTAATAGGATTACCATATTTGCACAATCGaaaaagaggacatggggggaggagccccgctctagccccgccctgcctgccccgcccccatccactccctcccacttcccaccccctcactgcccccctcagaatccccaacccccccctgctccttgtccccttacTGCCCCCTAGCATCCCAACCCCTATCTAatcctccctgcttcttgtcccctgactgccccctcctgataaccccccaccctaactgccccactaggaccctacctgtcccctgactgccccgacccttatccacacccctaccccatattcacatccccgcccccagacagacccccgggactcccatgccctatccaactgctccctacccactgacaggacccccagaactcctgactcatccaaccccctctgctccctgcctgcctcgacccctctccacacccctgctcccctgacagccccccaagaacccccgacccatctaaccccccctgctccctgtccctgactgtcccaacccctctccacacccctgcccccctgacagcccccccgaacttccgacccatccaaccccccttccctgtcccctgaccagggccggctttaacaagagcccaggaatcagtCTGCGCTCTGGCCAGAGTCACGGGGCTTGTGGCCAggctggaggtgctcggccggggtcaGGCCGGccaccctggggcccgagcctggccggagccgctggggtcgGGGTCGGCACGCTCGGCCAgaaccggagccgctggggccggggtcaggggtgctcggccggcgccgctcagccggggccgggccagTGCCCTCGGCCGAaactggggccggtgccccggggcccgagccgggccgggccggagccgctgggaccgacTGGGGCCGGAGGTGCACAGCTGGGGCTGGACTGGGACGTgctgcgcctccccggagccctcctcctcgtgtcccccctgccccagcttatctgctgctgcccgcctgaccctgcttgttttcagacttcccgcgaagatctgattcgcaggaagccagggagggggaggagagggggtggagcgttcaggggaggggaggagggggaagacatctgcagggccgggggcgtgctaaggctgcaggggatggggggagccgggaaggggcgtTGGCTGCCCAGCGGCACCGCTTTtcaatctataaatagccgaccgggggaaatcccggacatttttagatttttagaaatcccccctggaTGGCTATTTATAGattgaaaagccggacatgtctgggaaaatccggacatatggtagccctagatTTAACTCTCCCGCTACGCCGACATAATAAAACGACCTTGGCAAGAGGCGTAGAGCTTTTTGCGACATAGATGGtgtgacacagtgtcagtgtagacactgcgttccGCACATCACTGTAACTGTCCTCCAGGAGGTACCCCACAATGCCCACTGTGACCACTCTTGTCACCGTTctgaactccgctgccctgcatCCAGCTACACAGGCATGCTCCCCTCCTCTTTCAAATCCCCAGGAAGTTTTAAATTgttcttcctgtttgcttggtgtggagagctcacatagctactgcccagctgagcatgctggctccctgcagcaaaCAGGTGCCTGCCTGGACTGCATGGAAGGGGGTGGATCTCCtaggtctgtggggagaggaggctgtgggtctgtgtctctgtctgtgGGGAGAAATCACTgtagggaggcagtgggagaTAAGCACatgcagcggcggctccaggcaccagtgcaccaagcgcatgcctggggaggtaagccgcggggggcaccctgccgatccctgcgagggcagcagtcagggagccttcggcagcatgcctgtgggaggtcctccggtcccgtggcttcagcggcaattcggcggctggtacgctgaagctgcgggaccggcgtacctcccacaggcatgctgccaaatctgcgggaccggggacctcccacaggcaagccgccaaaggcGGCCTGCCTGCCGtgattggggtggcaaaaaagctagagccgcccccgTCACATGAACCTCCCTACACTCTCCCCACCATTCCATGTATCTTCCGGGGGCCGCAGCGGTACCCAAGGTACTCCACCCCGTGGCAGATTACACGTAATGACAGTCGCATGTACATAGGGCCCTATGATATCTGTGCTAATGAGAACATGGACAGAATCATGGAATCAAAACATTAACGTGGAATCCAGCTCTCCCCAGCACTAGAACCGCAGCGGCAGCCAGGCAGTGCGGGCAGCAGggctgagctccctgcagccacacTTAAGAGAGCCAAGCTGCTTTAGATTGGGAGCCTCCTGATCTGCTGTGCTGCGCAGAGCAAGGGAGGCGGGGTGAGCTGGTGTTGGGGTGTCCCTCTCTGGTGTACCCGATCTCTGCTGAGCTGGAATGGGGGCGTAGGGGGATGCCTGTCTATGCACCAGCCTCTGGCTCAGAAGTGGTTGATGCTGTCTGCCGTTCAGGCAGGTGAGTGCtcttcttaaagagacagcatgcCGACACACTC
The window above is part of the Chrysemys picta bellii isolate R12L10 chromosome 12, ASM1138683v2, whole genome shotgun sequence genome. Proteins encoded here:
- the LOC101946726 gene encoding olfactory receptor 14A16-like, translated to MSNQTTMTEFLLLGFSDVPELQILHFVVFLVLYLASLLGNLLIITAIALNYQLHTPMYFFLMNLSILDLGSISVTIPKSMANSLMNTRVISYSGCVAQVFLVFFFASADFAILTIMAYDRYVAICQPLHYETVMNRRACVQMAASAWISVILYSAVHTGNTFAISFCGGNMVDQFFCEVPQLLKLACSDSDLSEVGFLIFSVCLASSCFVFIIVSYVQIFTTVVRIPSEQGRHKAFSTCLPHLIVVSLFICTGIFAYLKPTSSSTSGLDLVVAVLYSVLPPMMNPIIYSMRNKELKGALSKLIGWRLFSKNKMSIFLLQ